One genomic window of Candidatus Margulisiibacteriota bacterium includes the following:
- a CDS encoding TPM domain-containing protein: MLKRLSNYSLTKIAVICAISLLTSLSFSYSAERIFDQAGILEPKHTLVLNRMIGEWEEKTKHQMAIVTVKSLNGQEIEDYAVKKLEELGIGRSGENDGLMLLVAPNERRLRIEVGYGLEQYLNDGLVGTIRDNYIIPHFKNNDFATGILQGTYALLVKQAEMEGIELPQLGAGELPASPTTKVATTNENMVGAFIFIIIILILLKSKTGRSVLMWSLLASTMGGGSHRSNNFGSFGGGFGGFGGGLSGGGGASGRW; the protein is encoded by the coding sequence ATGTTAAAACGTCTAAGTAACTATAGCCTTACTAAGATAGCCGTTATCTGTGCTATTTCTTTGCTTACCTCCTTATCTTTTTCCTATTCTGCTGAACGAATATTTGACCAAGCAGGGATTCTAGAACCTAAACATACTCTTGTTTTAAATAGAATGATTGGAGAATGGGAAGAAAAAACAAAACACCAAATGGCTATAGTCACAGTCAAATCTCTGAACGGTCAAGAAATAGAAGACTACGCTGTTAAAAAACTTGAAGAGCTGGGAATCGGAAGAAGCGGCGAAAATGATGGACTCATGTTGTTAGTTGCTCCCAATGAGAGAAGATTAAGAATCGAAGTAGGATATGGATTAGAACAATACCTAAATGATGGACTTGTAGGAACAATCAGAGATAATTATATAATTCCACATTTTAAAAATAATGATTTTGCAACTGGCATACTACAAGGCACCTATGCACTCTTAGTGAAACAAGCAGAAATGGAAGGAATTGAACTTCCGCAACTTGGAGCCGGGGAACTTCCAGCATCACCTACAACCAAGGTCGCGACTACCAACGAAAACATGGTTGGTGCCTTTATCTTTATAATAATCATACTTATACTATTAAAGAGTAAAACTGGAAGATCCGTACTAATGTGGAGTTTACTAGCAAGCACAATGGGCGGAGGTAGCCATCGTTCCAATAACTTCGGAAGTTTTGGCGGTGGGTTTGGTGGCTTTGGTGGAGGATTGTCAGGCGGCGGTGGAGCAAGCGGAAGATGGTAA